Genomic DNA from Lactuca sativa cultivar Salinas chromosome 8, Lsat_Salinas_v11, whole genome shotgun sequence:
ttttaagatctgaattttaacATGTTGTTTGGTTAGAACATCTGAATTGTTGTGTTGAAtggtaaaaatgaccattttacccttatgtaCTATTTTTGGCTGAATACGacatttttgttttataaaataactGAAACCACATAATAGCAACCAACTTTACCAATGATTCTCAATAATAGCAACCAACATTTTTTGCACAAAAAATAAACACCAAGATTGCTCCATATGTTACAACAACTTTATCCATAAACATAAGAAGTTAAACAATAAACAATGAAAATAAACAAAGATTGCATTTGCATTttgaattttcaaataaaacattCAATCTTAACAATTGCATTTGCTTGTCAAATAAAACATTCAATCTCAACAATCGCATTTGCATTCGCATTTGTGTTTCAAAGGGTACCCTTCTACAGCTCCCTTCTCTAATCTCCATAAAAGGTGGTTTTATTCTTCCGTTTATGTATTACCCTCCACTATAGGTGCTGCAATGTAAAGGCAGATCAATCGGGGATTTTGTGCCATTACCTGCTGTTATTGTTTCTCTGTGAAGATGAGATTCATGTTGGGTGAATAGCATCACCCCAGTTGATAGAAGAAATTCAGGACCTTTCACCTACAAAGCCATCCACCTTGTATAAGAACTTCATACAACTTTAttaacaacaaaaataaacaggcTTCATATAAACTTCATACAGATTACAATTTAAACCAAATATTGAAGATGTCAAAATTTGCCACGagttttaattttttcaaaatcaaCTCATGTATTGTCAAAGAAAGTGAAGATAGTTTGAACAAAATATTGGTTTTGACAAGGAATCAAAAGATTCATCCTACTGATTGAAAATCGAACTGAagcaaaaatcatcaaattagaACTAAGCAACTACATGAAAATCAAGCAAAATATACCTGATATGATTTGGAGATGGGAAATCAAACTAAAGCCCTGTTTCACTATAAGACGATGGGAGAATTCCACAATTTCGTCGTCGTTGCTGGAGAAGAATGACTGGGGATGGGGAGATGCGTGATTTGAATGGAGCCGACACTAGCAGATGGTGACAGCGACAACAGTAGCGGGTGGAGGCGTAGATGGCATTGGCGGACAGAGGCGGAAATAGCGCTGCATACGGAGTCGGCGATGGCTAAAAGATGGAATCGGTTTAAAGAGGGAGTCGTAGTTGAAGGGACGTCGATTTTAGGGCAAAGGGGCAAGAGCGGAATATTTTATTCGGAGTGGTAGGCATACGAAGGTTGCCGATCGGAGAGGGTGTGGGAGGGAGAAGGGGCCTGCGACAGTGTTGTGTGCGATGAGTGCAACGGAAGTCCGGTGATGTTCAGGTGATAGCAGAAGAATGGGTCGACGTTTGTTAATGAAAGGGAAGACGGAAAAGAGTGGTATACGAGGGCAAATGAGGAATGCGCGTTCCTTTTTTTAATTCATATACGTCCCAAAATCTGAAAAATTAAGAGGCAATTTACAAATTAAGAGCTATAAAATCAGATGCTGCCAAACgatctggatcttaaaaattaAGAGATTGTctcttaattttccaattaaaaGGCTACCAAACAAggcctaagtcattatccctaaatCTAAAAGTACATGTTTCCTCTATATCCATCCATAAACTAAAATAAATCACAATCGATTTTAAAGCCAACATTAAATTGTTACATAGATTATAGATTATGtgaaataaaataattaactttaaatataactttatgtttttacattaaataaatcaaatctaAATTGGCAACAATTAActcataaaaaattaaaaaagttttctgtttgaaaataaaatattatggcataaTATTATAATAACGTCCACTAAGGTGTCATTTGTCAAGAGGAACACCCCTTAGTTTTAATCACAGCCGTTGATTAGGATGACCACGTCTTGATCGTGCCCTACATCAACGTCCACGATCGGTCGGCTCATTACAAAGGACACTACAGATTCGAATTCAAACCAGGACTAACGGTCATCTCTGCAACTTAATTGAAAACTCCCCATTCCCATGTTTCTTCAGCCAAGAAGATACACAACTTGAAGTCATTACTCACTTCATTCAGCAACCCCTCTCTCCCTCTCTAGAGTTTAGGGTTTTCACTTTCTTCCCTCAAGAATTTCAGGTCACTATCGGTGTTGACGCAGAAAAGCCATTTTCTTACTGTTTTGGAAACTGATTCGGTTTCCTTGAATGAAAGATTAAGAGATTAATTTGAGATCGTTAGAGTTAATGGAGGTGATTGCATCAAGAACAGGGCATGACTATAATTTGGCTTCAAGAAAAGCCCAAGAAGCAGGTATATATAAATTTATACTTTCTAACATCAGTTTTGTTTTATCAGAGCATTCGAATGTCCCATTAAGTTAgggtttttataattttttcatAGCTTGGAGGAGGTTTCAAGCTACAGAATGGCTTGAGAGTTTCGTGGGTTCATTAGGTATATCAAAGCAACCATCAGAGAAAGAGTTTATTTCTTGCTTGAGAAATGGATTGATTCTTTGCAACGCCATTAACAAAATTCAACCAGGGTCGGTTCCAAAGGTACAAATCATACTGCTTATTGTACAATTACTTTTTTTGTTGTTCTACACAATTCTCGATTAGTGATTTGGTTGCTTTGATAAATTGTTATAAAGGTGGTGGAGATTACTCGGTTTCATTCACAGTCGCATACATGGGATTCTCAGCCATTGCCTGCCTATCAATTCTTTGAAAATGTTCGTAACTTTCTGAAAGCAGTAGAAGGGTTAAATCTACCAGTATTTGAAGCTTCAGTTTTCGAAAGGGTAAATAACTTCGAACAGATTCAACACATTTCACTTCTATTTCATTTCGATTTTGAGTTTTAACGAGATTTTAAGAATTTTCCAGGATAACATGGAAGCAGGTTCGTCAACTAAGATTGTTGATTGCGTTTTGGCACTGAAAGATTACACAGAGCGGAAAAACGGATCTTCAAAGCGTACTCCATTGATGCATTCAAACGGTAGAATCCCTAGATCGGGATTAAATTTGGATATCAACAGACAATTAGATTTGTCCGCTAATCGTGAAAAGCAATCACCATCTCAAAACGACGCTCAGAAACTTGAAGGTTTGCTTACAGAATTCTTTCCTTATCTATGTCATTTGATTGATTGCTAAAGTTGCTATTAGTAATTTCCATAATTTTGGTAACTTTTGATATAGAGTCGATTGTTAAGGCTTTAGCTGATTGCATGATTGATGCGAAAGAAAACTTAGATGGTAATTTGCTGTCTTCAATTCGCAATGGAAATATGGTAAGTGTTTTTCTCCTTTATTCATTTGGTTTTCCATAAATTTTCCTTTAAcaatataaaatcttacatgaAAATAATTGCTTTACAGgattccattaagtcctttagtAGAATCCTCTCAAACACTTTGGAAGAACAACTTCAATTCAAATTGAACCCTAACATGAAAGATCTAACGAAAGAAATCAGTGGATCATTTATGAGTTCAGAAGCTTCATCACCATTGTTCAAAACAAGAAACGGAAAAATGAAATGCAATCACTTGCAGGTGTTTCGAGAACAAGAAAACAAGCTACTGGTATGTTTTTTTTAAGTCTTTTTTGTACCAAAAATTTAATCCACTCACTCATTGTCTATAATTTCCAATTTCAGAAGCTAAAATCATTGTATTCAAGCACCAAGACTGAGTTTGCAAACCTGCAATTGCAACTCCAAAATGATCTAAAACAAATGGGTATGCCGATTGCAACTCCACTCTTCATTCTTCAATGTTCAATAAgtcttttttttttaagttaacaTTAACGAATTTATGTTTTTGCTGATTGTTTCAGAGAGTCAAGTTGAGGTATTGTCCATGGCTGCCAATGGATACCATAAGGTTGTCAAAGAAAATCGGACCTTATACAACATGGTCCAAGATTTAAAAGGTAAACTACTTATTTTTATTTCTGTTAAACTTTAAACGTTGCTAAAATGTTGTTTTTACCTttcaaaatatttaaattttCAGGAAACATTCGAGTTTACTGTAGGATTAGACCTGCATTTAGAACAGACACAAAGAACGTGATTGATTACATTGGAGAAGATGGGTCATTAGTGGTTTTAGATCCTTTAAAACCTCATAAAGATGGAAAAAAGTTGTTTCAATTCAACCGGGTTTTCGGTCCAACTGCTACTCAAGGTAAACTTGAAACATTTTTCTCACAGTTTTAGAAGCTTTGTTGACTAACGTTTTGAATTTTAACAGAGGAGGTTTTTGCTGACACTCAGCCATTGATAAGATCGGTTATGGATGGTTATAATGTCTGTATTTTTGCATACGGGCAAACTGGATCTGGGAAAACACATACAATGTGTGGACCTTCTGGTGCTTCGAGAAAAGATTTGGGAATCAATTATTTAGCTCTGAATGATCTTTTTGATCTATCGAATACAAGAGAAGATGTTGTAAAATACGAGCTTTATGTACAAATGGTAGAAATTTATAACGAACAGGTGAGAGATCTTCTCACCGGAGATCCCACAACCACCAGTAAACTAGAGATTCGTAGCTGTACATCTGAGAACGGGCTGAGCCTCCCTGACGCCACCATGCACCAAGTCAACTCCACCGCCGATGTTCTAAATTTAATGAAAAGCGGTCAAGTGAACCGCGCCGTGAGCTCCACCGCCCTGAACAACCAAAGCAGCCGTTCCCACAGGTAAGTTGGTGATTTCTTAGGGTTTACATTCGTTTCTTCGACTTTTCAGCTAAATTTCGAACTTTTTTTTTCCAGCATATTGACTGTGCATGTTCATGGGAAGGATGTGAACGGAGGCACGATTCGAAGCTGTCTTCATTTGGTGGATTTAGCCGGAAGTGAGAGGGTGGATAAGTCGGAGGTCACCGGCGATGGACTTAAAGAGGCTCAGTATATCAATAAATCACTTTCGTGTTTAGGAGACGTGATTACAGCTTTATCTCAGAAGAACTCTTACATTCCTTACAGAAACAGTAAGCTTACGCTGCTACTTCAGAACTCATTAGGAGGAAATGCGAAGACGTTGATGTTTGCTCATGTGAGTCCGGAAGGAGATTCGTTCGGTGAAACTGTAAGTACTTTGAAGTTTGCTCAACGAGCTTCGACTGTTGAACTTGGTGCTGCTCGTTTGAATAAAGAAAGCAGAGAAGTTATGGAGCTTAAAGAACAGGTTGAGAACCTTAAACGACAATTAGCCGAGAAGGAACCACCACGATCGCCATTACAGAAACTGAAACCAGGAATAACGGTGGAAAGAACGCCGCCACCGCCGGTGAGGCCACGGAGGTTGAGTATCGAGAACAAATGTCCTCCTCAGAAGAGCCCTAATGCAGTTGCACCACCAAACTCCGCCTCGAAAAACAGAGCATTGAAAACAGATGGAAAAACTAGGGTCTCAACACTTGTGCTACCGAAAACGCCTGAATCAAAAGTTTCAATCAGAAACGAAATCGCAATTTCTACTGAAATCAAGGCGAAATCATCGTCACATCATATAAAAAAATCGCTTCGGACCATCGGGAAACTCATGATTGGCTCCGACAAAAGGTTTGTGAACAGAAGTTTTTCCGCTTTTTTTATAAACTTGAGAGTTTCAGGAAACAAAATTCATATGGGTTTTGGTGTGTTTATAGGGCTCAACCGAAACCGATTGAAGGGCCGTCACAGTCGCTTGCAATCGTTTCTAGGCCATCACGACGGCTGTCGCTAACGGGGATTCAGCCACTAGAGAAACCAAGAAGATCTTCCATAGGCGGAGTTGATCCTTGTAAGTTATGTTATGTTGGTCGGAAAATTGACCGGCCTTGAAAACTTGGCCTGACATGAGTTTTGTTTGTGTTTGTGTTGAAGGTGTTGATGAAAGTCGGAATGCGAAAACGCCACCgccgttgaaaagttcaagcaAAACCAAGTGGATGTGATAATAGTAAGAGTGATATGATGATGATACGCTGACTCTGCTTTAACTTGAAGCATGGTATTCACAATTGTTGAGCAATGATGGATGTCGTACAACTTCTGATTAGCTTAGCATACATAATGACGACATCTATCAGTTTTAGTGTACAGAGAAATTGATTTAGTTTAATAAATGGATACTCATTAATTTGATTCATTTTCTCTAATACATTACATTATTAGTGTACAGAGAAATTGATTTAGTTTAATAAATGGATACTCATTAATTTGATTCATTTTCTCTAATACATTACATTATTATGCAAAAAGTGATAAATTCTAAACATACAAAATAGTCGGTTCAACTTTGAAATCAACCCTATCCTCTGTTTCAAGCTTAAggtttgtgaaccatttttgTTTCTTCGTTTCCGATTgataaaaaacaccatttgaggactcATTGGAGATTTCATGTATTGACTAAAGATTTGCACTTGAGAAAATTAATGTCAATATATTGTCTATATCCAACCCTTAGGTAATGATGATAATCTTGTGTTGATTTTCTTTAAGAGTGCTGAGTATAAGGTATTTTTATGGTTTCACCACGAGTTAGGGTGGTACTCTCAGTAGCATGGTTCCTTTACCAAGTAGTAGGGACGAGCAAAGGAACCGATTCGACTGGAATCGGTTCGAACCGGATCCGGCCCGTAACCAAAGTCGGACGAAATTAAAAACCAAATCGGACcgccggttcccggttcctaccgaTTCTTGTCGTATTTTCAATGTCGAAACCAGTCAccgagaaatagcaacatactgtTCCAGTTTTTGCCGGTTCCACCGGGTCCAGTTCTACCATTTCCGGTTCCCGGTTCAAAAAATCCACAGGAATACTAGTCCTGGCCCAACCGGTTCCATTGAGTTCCGGTTCCCCATGGATCTCTCTCTATGCCTACCAGAAAACCCCAATTTCACCCATACATCTCCCCGGTTAGAAAAACATGCTCAGATCGAATCAGAGGGTGCTCAAACCCAAATTGAATCACCCATCGGAAATTGTTGCCAAGTGAGTGACATGCTAAACGAATTTAGTCAACAGAGACGACGAGAGACTTTAAACTCAAATTGAAGCACCTACCAGAAATGGAGCCTTTGATGGTGCATATTGGTATCAACAACGACGACGACGGTAATGGGGAGAGAAACCAGGTGGAGCAACAAACCGTCTATCAACAAATCATCGATGCCTTCTTATTCGTTTGCTTTATTTTTTTTCTGCCAATTTTTTGTTAAGCCCCAACTAATCCTAAAGTGCTTTTAATTAATTTGCGTTATTAGAGTTTTTGTCATCTTTTTGGCTTTAGGGGTAGTATGGTCTTTTAGGAGTTATGGTTGTTATTGGTTATTTTGTTTGTGGGAGCACTGACCTTGTCCCAGGTTTGTTTTTGGGACCACTCCCCTGAGTCTTGTTTTCTATATATTTGCTTCTTGAGGTTTTTGTTTAGCAGCTAAGAATTGACTTGTAAAGAACTTTGTTCTTCTTTTAGAGAATCCATTCCTCTCGAACGATGGGAATTCTATCCTAATTTTCTGGTATTATTGAGTGTTTTGTTGTTGTGAATCTGTTAGAATGCCTGGGGTATACGATATATTCAACAGGGATTTATCAAATGGTATTAGAGCAGTCGGTACTAGAGAAGGAATAGAAACCAGAAACAGAGTTGGCAAGGTGATGGGAGAAATCCTTCAAGGTC
This window encodes:
- the LOC111885635 gene encoding kinesin-like protein KIN-14L yields the protein MEVIASRTGHDYNLASRKAQEAAWRRFQATEWLESFVGSLGISKQPSEKEFISCLRNGLILCNAINKIQPGSVPKVVEITRFHSQSHTWDSQPLPAYQFFENVRNFLKAVEGLNLPVFEASVFERDNMEAGSSTKIVDCVLALKDYTERKNGSSKRTPLMHSNGRIPRSGLNLDINRQLDLSANREKQSPSQNDAQKLEESIVKALADCMIDAKENLDGNLLSSIRNGNMDSIKSFSRILSNTLEEQLQFKLNPNMKDLTKEISGSFMSSEASSPLFKTRNGKMKCNHLQVFREQENKLLKLKSLYSSTKTEFANLQLQLQNDLKQMESQVEVLSMAANGYHKVVKENRTLYNMVQDLKGNIRVYCRIRPAFRTDTKNVIDYIGEDGSLVVLDPLKPHKDGKKLFQFNRVFGPTATQEEVFADTQPLIRSVMDGYNVCIFAYGQTGSGKTHTMCGPSGASRKDLGINYLALNDLFDLSNTREDVVKYELYVQMVEIYNEQVRDLLTGDPTTTSKLEIRSCTSENGLSLPDATMHQVNSTADVLNLMKSGQVNRAVSSTALNNQSSRSHSILTVHVHGKDVNGGTIRSCLHLVDLAGSERVDKSEVTGDGLKEAQYINKSLSCLGDVITALSQKNSYIPYRNSKLTLLLQNSLGGNAKTLMFAHVSPEGDSFGETVSTLKFAQRASTVELGAARLNKESREVMELKEQVENLKRQLAEKEPPRSPLQKLKPGITVERTPPPPVRPRRLSIENKCPPQKSPNAVAPPNSASKNRALKTDGKTRVSTLVLPKTPESKVSIRNEIAISTEIKAKSSSHHIKKSLRTIGKLMIGSDKRAQPKPIEGPSQSLAIVSRPSRRLSLTGIQPLEKPRRSSIGGVDPCVDESRNAKTPPPLKSSSKTKWM